Sequence from the Paenibacillus tundrae genome:
ACCACTGCGCTGTCACCAGCAACGAACACATCTTTGTGGGATGTGGATTGCAGAACTTCCGTAACTTTAGCACGGCCACGATCCACTTCAATTCCGCTGTTAGCAACAACCGCGTTACCTTGAACGCCACCAGTCCATACGAGTGTGTTCGTAGGGATGGAGCTGCCGTCTTTCAACAGAACTTCGTTTTCTTTCATCTCTGTAATCGCTACGCCAACGATGAAGTTAACGCCACGTTTTTCGAGACTGGATTTCGCACGATCAACCAGCTCTGGCGGGAAACCAGCCAGGATAGAAGGACCTGCTTCAACTGTGTACAGGGAGATATCGTTGAAGTCGATGCCTTTTTCCTTACATACGCCAGGAAGAAGGTCAACGAATTCGCCGACAAGCTCGATACCAGTCAAGCCGCCGCCACCAATAACAAACGTAGCGTCTGCTTTGTTGCCGGATTGTTTGTATGCATCCAGACGTGCTTCAACGTGTGTACGAATACGGTTTGCATCACTAACAGATTTCAGCGTGAAGCTGTACTCTTGCAATCCCGGAATTCCGAAGTAAGCTGTTTCGCTACCCAGAGCAACGACAAGTGCATCGTAAGAGTATGTGGAGCCGCTAGTCATCAGAACTTTTTTCTCGTCCGGCTTGATTGTATCCACCGTATCGATTTTCAAGTTAACATTTTTGCCACGCAGCAATTTTTCCAGTGGAAGTGCAACAGCCTTTTCAGCAATGCTTCCCGCTGCAAGACGGTGCAGTTCCGTAATAATTTGGTGCGTAGGGTAACGGTTCACGACTGTAATAGTCGCTTCTTCCGGGGTCAAGTATTGACGCGCAGTCAGCGCAGTCAACAGACCGCCGTAACCTCCGCCCAAGATCAAAATTTGCTTCGACATATCCATCCTCCGTTCTACTAATCTTAACGTTGCTGTTGTTGACGCTCGTTCAGGACACTCAAGAATGATTGAGCAAAACGAAGCGTTTGTTGTACGTTTGGATCTTTAAGCATTTTGAGCATAGCGAACAAGCCAACCGAAGTTTGCTCTGTTTGCGCACGATCATTTGCTTCGATTGCAGCGGAAGCTACACCTTTAGCTTTGTCTACAACAGGCTTAGCGAATTCACCCATTGCACTCATTGTGTCGCTGATCAGAACTTTGTCTGTAGCTACGCTTTGTGCAAAGTCATAAGCTTTCGTCATTGCAGTAACCATTTCAGCCAATTTAGGCAGGTTCTCCACCAGAACGGTCAAAGACTCCTGTACCTCAGGCTTCATCAGTTGATCCAGTACATCCAAGGACTGGCGTTGGGAAACGTCGGCACCTTCTGTAACCGGCACCTCTTGTTGAGTAGGCGATTGTGACATAAGAGAAAGTCCTCCTTTACTTTGGGATAGAAGTCCGCAACTTTTCATGATGCCTGTCAAGCAGAGCCGAACCACAAAT
This genomic interval carries:
- a CDS encoding DUF1641 domain-containing protein, encoding MSQSPTQQEVPVTEGADVSQRQSLDVLDQLMKPEVQESLTVLVENLPKLAEMVTAMTKAYDFAQSVATDKVLISDTMSAMGEFAKPVVDKAKGVASAAIEANDRAQTEQTSVGLFAMLKMLKDPNVQQTLRFAQSFLSVLNERQQQQR
- a CDS encoding NAD(P)/FAD-dependent oxidoreductase → MSKQILILGGGYGGLLTALTARQYLTPEEATITVVNRYPTHQIITELHRLAAGSIAEKAVALPLEKLLRGKNVNLKIDTVDTIKPDEKKVLMTSGSTYSYDALVVALGSETAYFGIPGLQEYSFTLKSVSDANRIRTHVEARLDAYKQSGNKADATFVIGGGGLTGIELVGEFVDLLPGVCKEKGIDFNDISLYTVEAGPSILAGFPPELVDRAKSSLEKRGVNFIVGVAITEMKENEVLLKDGSSIPTNTLVWTGGVQGNAVVANSGIEVDRGRAKVTEVLQSTSHKDVFVAGDSAVVFPSEGARPYPPTAQLAWQMGETIGHNLGVMFKGGAMESFSPIFSGTLGSLGRKDAVGMIGGNQTRLKGLPATMMKEASNIRYLSHIHGLFALAY